A genome region from Sardina pilchardus chromosome 22, fSarPil1.1, whole genome shotgun sequence includes the following:
- the LOC134070577 gene encoding dual specificity protein phosphatase 13A-like — translation MSVDTAQDKLCTSAETPSVKELERFFYSGRRTGNHVDEVWPNLFIGDMSIANDRYGLWKLGITHVLNAAHGKMHSQGSHQFYGSTVEYHGVPADDSPSFNLSRYFQSSADYIHQALNSPGARVIVHCAVGVSRSASLVLAYLMIHHHFTLVDAVRKVMEGRWIFPNRGFLKQLRALDMRLREQQ, via the exons ATGTCTGTGGACACAGCTCAAGACAAACTATGTACATCAGCCGAGACTCCATCTGTAAAAGAACTAGAACGATTTTTTTACTCTGGAAGAAGGACAGGAAATCATGTGGATGAAGTTTGGCCTAATTTGTTCATTGGGGACAT GTCCATTGCCAATGACCGCTATGGCTTGTGGAAGCTGGGCATCACCCACGTTCTGAACGCTGCCCATGGGAAGATGCACTCTCAGGGGAGTCACCAATTTTACGGGTCGACCGTGGAGTACCACGGGGTTCCCGCCGACGACTCCCCATCCTTTAATCTTTCACGCTATTTTCAGTCCTCAGCTGATTATATTCACCAGGCGCTGAACTCACCCGGAG CTAGGGTCATTGTCCACTGTGCTGTAGGGGTCAGCAGATCAGCCTCCCTGGTTCTGGCCTACCTAATGATCCATCACCATTTCACGCTGGTGGACGCCGTCAGGAAAGTCATGGAAGGCAGGTGGATTTTCCCAAACAGAGGATTCCTCAAGCAGCTCAGGGCTCTGGATATGCGCTTACGCGAGCAACAGTGA
- the LOC134070200 gene encoding dual specificity protein phosphatase 13A-like, with protein sequence MAAQKDHKKEYLTVKDLEKLLDSCKLDLHQIDEVWPNLYIGNVSIAQNKTALQKLGITHVLNAAHSKRGSIGDQRYYGNNFVYCGIPAEDSTHFDLDVYFRPAADFIHKALKTPDAKVLVHCIMGLSRSSTLVLAYLMLYHRLPLRGALQKVVKKRAIYPNRNFLALLLDLDLQLNRKKKTCVLL encoded by the exons ATGGCAGCTCAGAAGGACCACAAAAAGGAATATCTCACTGTGAAAGACCTGGAGAAACTTCTAGATTCTTGCAAACTGGATCTACATCAGATTGATGAAGTGTGGCCAAACCTGTACATAGGAAATGT ATCCATTGCCCAAAACAAGACTGCCTTACAGAAATTAGGCATCACTCATGTGTTAAATGCCGCCCACTCCAAAAGGGGCAGTATTGGAGACCAAAGATATTATGGCAACAACTTTGTGTATTGTGGTATTCCAGCAGAGGACTCCACTCACTTTGACTTGGACGTATACTTCCGGCCAGCTGCTGATTTCATTCACAAAGCTCTAAAAACACCCGATG CCAAAGTTCTGGTGCACTGCATCATGGGATTGAGCCGGTCCTCCACCCTAGTGCTGGCATACCTCATGCTCTATCACCGTCTGCCCCTACGCGGGGCTCTCCAGAAGGTGGTCAAGAAGAGGGCCATCTACCCCAACCGGAACTTCTTGGCTCTGCTGCTGGACCTGGACCTGCAGCTCAACCGCAAGAAAAAGACCTGCGTGCTCCTGTGA
- the LOC134070676 gene encoding dual specificity phosphatase 29-like isoform X1: protein MGLVWCGTQAEMPRGAGPSTGTNGGGNGYETPSASDLQRLMWVKKGTSAHMDEVVPRIYIGDMYAAKDKRLLQGHNISYVLNAAHGKYNVNTGASFYRDTKITYHGVEAFDMSSFDLSPFFYSAATFIKNAMDTPGGKVLVHCAMGLSRSSSLVLAYLMIHENKTLPDAIKAVAENRNICPNQGFLEQLRQLDKELYSQRRTGNRV from the exons ATG ggcctggtgtggtgtggaacTCAGGCAGAGATGCCCAGAGGTGCTGGCCCATCAACGGGCACCAACGGCGGGGGGAATGGCTACGAGACGCCCTCTGCCTCTGATCTCCAGAGATTGATGTGGGTGAAGAAGGGCACCAGTGCCCACATGGATGAAGTGGTGCCCAGGATCTACATCGGAGACAT GTATGCAGCCAAGGACAAGAGACTGCTGCAGGGCCACAACATTTCTTACGTGCTGAACGCAGCACACGGCAAGTACAACGTCAACACGGGCGCCAGCTTCTACAGGGACACCAAGATCACGTACCACGGCGTGGAGGCCTTCGACATGTCCTCGTTCGACCTGAGCCCCTTCTTCTACTCGGCCGCTACGTTCATCAAGAACGCCATGGACACACCAGGAG GTAAAGTGCTTGTCCACTGCGCCATGGGCTTGAGTCGCTCCTCCTCGCTAGTGCTGGCCTACTTGATGATCCATGAGAACAAGACCCTGCCGGACGCCATCAAGGCTGTGGCCGAGAACCGAAACATTTGCCCCAACCAAGGCTTCCTGGAGCAGCTCCGGCAACTGGACAAAGAGCTGTACAGCCAGAGGAGAACAGGAAACAGAGTGTAG
- the LOC134070676 gene encoding dual specificity phosphatase 29-like isoform X2: MPRGAGPSTGTNGGGNGYETPSASDLQRLMWVKKGTSAHMDEVVPRIYIGDMYAAKDKRLLQGHNISYVLNAAHGKYNVNTGASFYRDTKITYHGVEAFDMSSFDLSPFFYSAATFIKNAMDTPGGKVLVHCAMGLSRSSSLVLAYLMIHENKTLPDAIKAVAENRNICPNQGFLEQLRQLDKELYSQRRTGNRV; this comes from the exons ATGCCCAGAGGTGCTGGCCCATCAACGGGCACCAACGGCGGGGGGAATGGCTACGAGACGCCCTCTGCCTCTGATCTCCAGAGATTGATGTGGGTGAAGAAGGGCACCAGTGCCCACATGGATGAAGTGGTGCCCAGGATCTACATCGGAGACAT GTATGCAGCCAAGGACAAGAGACTGCTGCAGGGCCACAACATTTCTTACGTGCTGAACGCAGCACACGGCAAGTACAACGTCAACACGGGCGCCAGCTTCTACAGGGACACCAAGATCACGTACCACGGCGTGGAGGCCTTCGACATGTCCTCGTTCGACCTGAGCCCCTTCTTCTACTCGGCCGCTACGTTCATCAAGAACGCCATGGACACACCAGGAG GTAAAGTGCTTGTCCACTGCGCCATGGGCTTGAGTCGCTCCTCCTCGCTAGTGCTGGCCTACTTGATGATCCATGAGAACAAGACCCTGCCGGACGCCATCAAGGCTGTGGCCGAGAACCGAAACATTTGCCCCAACCAAGGCTTCCTGGAGCAGCTCCGGCAACTGGACAAAGAGCTGTACAGCCAGAGGAGAACAGGAAACAGAGTGTAG
- the LOC134070578 gene encoding dual specificity phosphatase 29-like — protein MNEANDPETGELHYTPPSISALLSLLLKKRRPTGPFNEVWPRLYIGDAHTAQDKALLLSLGVTHVVNAADGPAHIDTGPGFYMDTRIQYHGVEAPDSKDFDLSPYYYPTTDFIHRGLSQGGKVFVHCARGISRSAALVLAYLMIQERLSLPKAAEVVRKHRNILPNAGFLSQLCYLDMILTLERKSGHPLKSSMPGKKIKLPKPPAPTAEVEEEDYETPGGYELEKHLTHGSVAYTHVNEVWPNVYIGDEETARDRLGLQKKGITHVLNAAEGTWNSVDTGADYYSGMNVDYYGIVAEDIPSFDLSVHFYSAAEYINRVLSNPENKLLVHCVMGRSRSATLFLAYLMIYMNMTVVDAIDRVKSYRRIIPNWGFLKQLRELDMHLHEQRKGGEEGKTEPEGSPKSVDSDVQKT, from the exons ATGAACGAGGCTAATGACCCAGAGACTGGCGAGCTGCACTACACACCTCCAAGCATCTCAGCGCTGTTGAGTCTCCTCCTGAAGAAAAGACGACCAACTGGCCCCTTCAATGAAGTCTGGCCTAGGCTCTACATAGGGGATGC GCACACCGCTCAGGATAAAGCCTTGCTGCTGAGTCTGGGTGTGACCCACGTTGTGAACGCAGCCGATGGCCCGGCGCACATCGACACTGGACCGGGCTTTTACATGGACACCCGTATACAGTACCATGGAGTGGAGGCGCCCGACAGTAAAGACTTTGACCTCAGCCCTTACTACTACCCAACGACagatttcatacacagaggcctCTCACAAGGCG GTAAAGTGTTTGTGCACTGTGCTCGAGGGATCAGTCGTTCGGCGGCACTGGTCTTGGCCTACCTCATGATCCAGGAGAGGCTGTCGCTGCCCAAGGCAGCAGAGGTCGTCCGCAAACACAGGAACATCCTCCCCAACGCTGGCTTCCTCAGCCAGCTCTGTTACCTGGACATGATCCTAACTCTGGAGAGGA aatCAGGTCATCCTTTGAAAAG CTCAATGCCTGGCAAGAAGATCAAGCTTCCGAAGCCGCCCGCGCCCacggcggaggtggaggaggaggactacGAGACTCCCGGAGGCTACGAGCTGGAGAAGCACCTGACCCATGGCAGCGTCGCCTACACGCACGTCAATGAAGTCTGGCCCAACGTCTACATCGGGGATGA GGAAACGGCGAGGGATCGCCTCGGCCTGCAGAAGAAGGGCATCACCCACGTACTGAACGCTGCTGAGGGGACGTGGAACAGCGTGGACACGGGTGCAGACTACTACAGCGGCATGAACGTAGACTACTATGGGATAGTGGCAGAGGATATACCGTCTTTTGACCTGAGTGTGCACTTCTACTCGGCAGCAGAGTATATCAACCGTGTCCTAAGCAATCCAGAGA acAAGCTTCTGGTACATTGCGTTATGGGAAGAAGTCGGTCAGCCACACTCTTCCTGGCGTACCTCATGATCTACATGAACATGACTGTGGTGGACGCCATTGACAGGGTGAAGAGTTACAGACGCATTATTCCCAACTGGGGTTTTCTGAAACAGCTCCGCGAGCTGGACATGCATCTCCACGAGCAGcggaaaggaggggaggaggggaagacgGAACCCGAGGGATCTCCCAAGTCTGTCGACAGTGATGTGCAGAAAACATAG